Below is a genomic region from Candidatus Lernaella stagnicola.
CGCGCGACAAAACGCCCTGCACAAAGGAGATCGTCACGCCGTAGTTGCTGATCGGCACATCGTGCGACAGGGCTTGATCCATCCGCCCGCGCATCACCTTGGGCGTGACCATGCACCCGCCGCAATGCACTACGAGCGCGTATTCGTCGAGGTTCTCAGGGTAGTTACGGCCCTGCATGTTGTCGAAATGCAGGTCGAGGCCCGTGTATTGCCGAATCCATCGCGGGATCTTTACGCGCCCGATATCGTCGGCGACCGGATGGTGCGAGCAGGCTTCGGCGATCAGAATACGGTCGCCGTTGCGCAGTTTGTCGATTTGCATCACGCCGCGTACGAAGGTCGCCAGGTCGCCCTTCAAGCGGGCAAACAAAATGGAAAACGTCGTGAGCGGCACTTCGGGCGGCACGTCGGCCGCGACTTTCAAAATTACCTGGCTGTCGCACACGACCAAATCGGGCGCGCGGTCCAAGCGGCGCAGGATCGCCAGCAACTCCCGCTCCTTGACCACCAGCGCGGCAGCGTCATTGTCCAGCAGGTCGCGGATGGTGATCACCTGCGGCAGGATCAACCTCCCCCGAGGCGCTTCCAAATCGATCGGCACCACGAGCACCGCCAGCGCACCGGCCTGCACGAGGTCGCCGATCACCGAGAAATTCTGCCGCGTAACTTTCTGCAAGCGCTCGGCCAGCGTCTCACGCAGTTCCCTGACGCCCTCACCGGTCAGGGCGCTGACCCGGAAAGCCTCGACAGGCGGCTCCCATTCCGGTTCGAGATCGCTTTTGTTGTTTACGACGAGAAAATCGGCGCGACGCTGCGTGAGTTCGTCATACAGCGTCTGTTCGTGCTCGGTCCACGCGCCGGCCTCGGCCACCAACACCACGAAATCGGCCACGGCCAATTCCTGCCGCGTGCGCGCCACGCGCAAGTCGCCGAGTTCGCCCACATCGTCGATGCCGCCCGTATCCACAAACACCACCGGGCCGAAAGGCAAGAGCTCAAAGGCTTTGCGCACGGGATCGGTGGTCGTGCCGGGCACGTCGGAAACCAGCGCCAGGGGTTGATCGGTCAAGGCGTTGACCAGCGATGACTTACCCACATTGCGCCGCCCGAGCAGCAAGATGTGGGGCCGCATTCCGCTGGGTTGTTTTTGCATGTTTTCTCCTTGCGGCTGTCGGAAACGTCGGCTTGCTCCTACGTTGCGATTGCGCGAGGGTATAGTCAAGTATTGTCATGTCGATCGGGAGGTTTGGATGATTCGCCGCGTAACGTGCATCGTCGCCTTGATCGCTTGCCTCGGGTTCGCGTGGATCCTTCCGGGATCCGGCCCGGCGGCGGCCGACAAATTAACCCGTGCCAACTGGGGCGCCTCAGTCGGCTTCGCGCCGGTCAAGGAGATCCCCGGTTTTACGCCCGGCATGACGATAAACGCCGAGAACCTGTCTACCGTGGCGGCGCTGGTTCCGGGCGCGGCGAAGGTGATGATCAGTAAATTCGGCATGCAACTCCCGACAAAGAATTTTGAGCCCTACGCCCCCAGCGACGGCTACATCGATGCCACAAATCGCTACCGAGGCGCGGCCCGCTTGCGCGCTATCGGGGACGCCGCGAATGAGCGGGAATTGGAGAACTACGAGGGCGGCATGCCCTTCCCCGCCCCGCAAAACGGGCGCGAAGTGGCGTGGAACTACACGCTGGCTTACCACGGCGACGATAGCGAAAGCGTATTCAAGGTGTTTTGGATTTCGGCGCGGCGTGGTGTCGAACGCACGGAAACCTGGAAAACGATTTCCATTCATCGGGCGAAGTTTCGCACCGATGTCGATCCCAAGCCGATCGAGCCGACGCTGGCGAACCAGGGCGTCATCGCCGCCACACTGACGACCGCATTGCAGCCCTTGGACAAAAAAGGATTCAGTTCGCTTTATTTCGGTTACCTGGAACCCAAAGAGCCGGAAGGGTGGATTTACCTGCCCGACCAGCGCCGCTCGATCCGCCTCGCTTTCGGCACGCGCGGCGAGTCGTGGAACAACACCGATTTGCTCTACGAAGATGTGCGCGGCTACACCGGCAGCCCCGAGTGGATGGATTGGAAGATCATCAAGAAAGCGACCATGCTCGCGCCCCTGAACGCGGGCATCGAACAAGGCAAAGGCAAGGAAAAGGCGGCTTTCGATTTCGACAGCGCCCCGCATTGGAACCCGCGCTGCGTGTGGGAACCGCGACCGGTGTACGTGCTCGAAGCCACGCCGCGCTTCAAGCGCTATCCCTACAGCCGCATGGTGTTCACGGTCGACGCCGAATCCTCCTACATCCTGACCAAGGAAGCCTACGACCGCAAAAACCAATTGTGGAAAGTGCTCATCAACGCCGCCAACCGCTCCAGCGATCCGGCGCGCCTGCCGCCCACGGTCGCGCTGTCGCTTGTGGTGGACGTGCAGGCCGAACACGCCACGGCATTTTTCTGGCACTCGCAAAAGCAAAACACCGGCGTCAATCCGTCGCTTTTCAAACTCGCCACGCTGCGCAAATTGGGCCGATAAGGGCGCAAAACGCCCTAGCAAAACATCGTCGTTATCGGCGTTTTATGACTTGACGATATCTCAATTTAATACTATTTCTTAAACACTTCCAAGATTTTACGGCGCTTAGTTACGTACACCCGTATGGAGACGGCGGGGGCGTGCGTCTGTGGGTGTGCCAACGCAACAGACCGGCAATAAAGAAGGAAAGGGGTGAAACGATGCGAAAGATGACACTTCTCTTACTTGCGCTGGCGATTTTGCTGACGCTTTCGATCGGCTGCGCGAGTTCTCGTCCTCGTACGAAAACGTTGAGACTCAACGGGAGGGATGTCGGCATATTGGTTACCTATAGTTCCAGCTACCGGGGCGCTTACTTGGCTAGCCATAACGAGGGCGACCCAATGTTTGCGTTCTGCGCCGAACCGGTGCCGGACACGGCGATTGAAGAAGCCTTAACTGCCGCCCTGGAAGTGGAGGCCAAGAAAACGAAAGTGAATACCAACGTCGACTACTCCACCACGATTCAACAACTGGCTGAGAAACGGCAAGCCATTCTTTTCCTGCGCGACGCCCGCTTCGGCCTTTGCGAACTGTTCGTTAACAACATGTCGTTGCCCGCGGGCAAGCGTATCTCGGACGACGAATTCGTTGAGCTTTATCATAAGATGTTCCAAGTCGCGCTCGAAATGCTCAAAGTGGAATTCCAAGCCCAGATAACCGCGCAAAAAGCCGAAGACGCTAAAATGGTGATCGAAGCCGAGATAACCAAGCAAA
It encodes:
- the hydF gene encoding [FeFe] hydrogenase H-cluster maturation GTPase HydF; the encoded protein is MQKQPSGMRPHILLLGRRNVGKSSLVNALTDQPLALVSDVPGTTTDPVRKAFELLPFGPVVFVDTGGIDDVGELGDLRVARTRQELAVADFVVLVAEAGAWTEHEQTLYDELTQRRADFLVVNNKSDLEPEWEPPVEAFRVSALTGEGVRELRETLAERLQKVTRQNFSVIGDLVQAGALAVLVVPIDLEAPRGRLILPQVITIRDLLDNDAAALVVKERELLAILRRLDRAPDLVVCDSQVILKVAADVPPEVPLTTFSILFARLKGDLATFVRGVMQIDKLRNGDRILIAEACSHHPVADDIGRVKIPRWIRQYTGLDLHFDNMQGRNYPENLDEYALVVHCGGCMVTPKVMRGRMDQALSHDVPISNYGVTISFVQGVLSRVLEPFGGLDSML
- a CDS encoding DUF1329 domain-containing protein; amino-acid sequence: MIRRVTCIVALIACLGFAWILPGSGPAAADKLTRANWGASVGFAPVKEIPGFTPGMTINAENLSTVAALVPGAAKVMISKFGMQLPTKNFEPYAPSDGYIDATNRYRGAARLRAIGDAANERELENYEGGMPFPAPQNGREVAWNYTLAYHGDDSESVFKVFWISARRGVERTETWKTISIHRAKFRTDVDPKPIEPTLANQGVIAATLTTALQPLDKKGFSSLYFGYLEPKEPEGWIYLPDQRRSIRLAFGTRGESWNNTDLLYEDVRGYTGSPEWMDWKIIKKATMLAPLNAGIEQGKGKEKAAFDFDSAPHWNPRCVWEPRPVYVLEATPRFKRYPYSRMVFTVDAESSYILTKEAYDRKNQLWKVLINAANRSSDPARLPPTVALSLVVDVQAEHATAFFWHSQKQNTGVNPSLFKLATLRKLGR